In Holophagales bacterium, one DNA window encodes the following:
- the mltG gene encoding endolytic transglycosylase MltG produces the protein MSRARRWILATVGVVVLVAAAGSLAAQRIWTLLHTPYRGFSGDEVYVEIPPGLGGGAILERLRTAGVLPETRWTRLWLVRGMGDPRLAAGEYRFHGAATPIQVLEQLRRGEIALFSATVVEGLTLQETAAALAEAGVADRPSLVAAFTSARARALVADLDPAAADLEGYLFPDTYRFPRKVSADEVAATLAGAFRRRFSAEIRPLLPPTADPRQVVTLASLVEKEAKLDSERPVIAAVYANRLRLGMTLGADPTIIYGLKLAGVWDGNLRRVHLETDGPYNSYRRTGLPPTPICSPGLASLAAAAAPADSDVLYFVSRNDGSHVFTRTLAEHSREVERWQRRYWRERRARTGDASAGSAKANAD, from the coding sequence ATGAGCCGGGCACGACGGTGGATTCTCGCGACGGTCGGCGTCGTCGTGCTTGTCGCCGCCGCCGGGTCGCTCGCCGCGCAGCGGATCTGGACCCTCCTGCACACGCCCTACCGCGGGTTCAGCGGCGACGAGGTCTACGTCGAGATCCCTCCCGGGCTCGGCGGCGGGGCCATCCTCGAGCGCCTGCGCACGGCCGGAGTGCTCCCCGAAACGCGCTGGACCCGCCTCTGGCTCGTGCGCGGCATGGGCGATCCACGCCTGGCGGCCGGTGAGTACCGCTTTCACGGCGCCGCCACGCCGATCCAGGTGCTCGAGCAGCTTCGCCGGGGCGAGATCGCGCTGTTTTCCGCCACCGTGGTCGAGGGCCTGACTCTGCAGGAGACCGCCGCCGCACTCGCCGAGGCGGGTGTCGCCGACCGTCCATCGCTCGTCGCCGCGTTCACCTCGGCACGAGCCCGCGCGCTGGTGGCCGACCTCGACCCGGCAGCCGCCGACCTCGAGGGCTACCTCTTCCCCGACACCTACCGCTTCCCCCGGAAGGTGAGCGCCGACGAGGTCGCCGCGACGCTGGCGGGCGCCTTCCGTCGGCGGTTTTCCGCCGAGATCCGCCCGCTGCTCCCGCCGACGGCCGACCCCCGGCAGGTCGTCACCTTGGCGAGCCTGGTCGAGAAAGAGGCCAAGCTCGACAGCGAGCGGCCGGTGATCGCCGCGGTGTACGCGAACCGGCTGCGCCTCGGGATGACGCTCGGGGCCGATCCCACGATCATCTACGGGCTGAAGCTCGCCGGCGTCTGGGACGGCAACCTGCGCCGTGTCCACCTCGAGACCGACGGTCCCTACAACAGCTATCGGCGCACCGGGCTCCCGCCGACACCGATCTGCTCGCCCGGGCTCGCCAGCCTCGCCGCCGCCGCCGCTCCTGCCGACTCGGACGTGCTCTACTTCGTCAGCCGGAACGACGGCAGCCATGTCTTCACGCGGACGCTCGCCGAGCACAGCCGCGAGGTCGAACGATGGCAGCGCCGCTACTGGCGGGAACGGCGGGCGAGAACCGGCGACGCGAGCGCAGGCAGCGCCAAAGCGAACGCGGATTGA
- a CDS encoding biopolymer transporter ExbD, whose translation MSMGVASSKPGSGEAAVKSDINVTPLVDVCLVLLIIFMVVTPMLQKGVDVALPTTTEPEKMPEGAKQVDIAVKSDGKVFIGKDWIPNDQLEATFAEMYRLTPEKNLVIKGDKRLQYKDVQKVMKQLNKVGFTGVGLVTLKEDKSGAGGHS comes from the coding sequence ATGTCAATGGGAGTCGCTAGCTCGAAGCCCGGATCCGGAGAGGCGGCGGTCAAGTCCGACATCAACGTCACGCCGCTCGTCGACGTCTGCCTGGTGCTGCTGATCATCTTCATGGTGGTCACACCCATGCTGCAGAAGGGCGTGGACGTCGCTCTGCCGACGACCACCGAGCCGGAGAAGATGCCGGAAGGCGCCAAGCAGGTGGACATCGCCGTCAAGAGCGACGGCAAGGTGTTCATCGGCAAGGACTGGATCCCCAACGACCAGCTCGAGGCCACGTTCGCCGAGATGTACCGCCTCACGCCGGAGAAGAACCTGGTGATCAAAGGCGACAAGCGCCTCCAGTACAAGGATGTCCAGAAGGTGATGAAGCAGCTCAACAAGGTCGGTTTCACCGGCGTGGGCCTCGTCACCCTCAAGGAGGACAAGAGCGGCGCGGGAGGTCATTCGTGA
- a CDS encoding TonB family protein yields the protein MNTRDQFGSYLLLKKVGEDALGETFRAGKIGRQGVERVLLLRVFNGQGLDSARLAQHLATVGPALQALKSPTLGLCVDSGQIGGVPFVAYDYISGKSLAALLEQARKKHSPVPFDHALLIAERAAMGLSVAYETRLGDERVLHGFLAPHLVMISNEGETRLLGFEAAGGLRGSAAHPLLREAFGRYLSPEVLAGQPRHKADDVYTLGALFFELLTGERIPAGSSAVLAAAVDAATLANEGTALPAGLAELLKQSFVPREQRIADAPTWHKSLSKQMGDGHYNPTTFNLAFYMHSLFRDEIDKESQEIEVEKTIQLSAEQLRPAAPAATPAAAPARSVEEEFGLTTPEKKGGMSPAVLGGIAAALVVAAVGGYMAFGRGSAPPPAATPAAPSVSGPSPEEIQKQIEQMLEEKLKAREAGLKTQYDDQIKAMKLRLEEAQKAAAADQARRGASGPATYSPTQVASATTVPTVAAPMATTVPAAAATSAPAPETPRPTPPPATSVAAAPSAAAPAASPASDVRPGDLVTMGPGVIPPRTIKLGAQRYPPAARRMSREATVTVRVLVGENGKVIDTQVPSRAGLGFDEAAQDTARETTFVPATKNGVPVRMWMELKIAFSLK from the coding sequence ATGAACACCAGAGACCAGTTCGGCAGCTACCTGCTGCTCAAGAAGGTCGGCGAGGATGCCCTCGGCGAGACTTTCCGGGCCGGCAAGATCGGACGCCAGGGCGTCGAACGGGTCCTGCTGTTGCGGGTCTTCAACGGCCAGGGGCTCGACAGTGCCCGACTCGCCCAGCATCTCGCCACGGTGGGGCCGGCGCTGCAGGCGCTCAAGAGCCCGACCCTCGGGCTCTGTGTCGACTCCGGCCAGATCGGCGGCGTCCCCTTCGTCGCCTACGACTACATCTCCGGCAAGAGCCTCGCCGCGCTCCTCGAGCAGGCGCGCAAGAAGCACTCGCCCGTGCCGTTCGATCATGCGCTGCTGATCGCCGAGCGCGCCGCGATGGGTCTGTCGGTCGCCTACGAGACACGACTCGGCGACGAGCGGGTGCTGCACGGCTTCCTCGCCCCGCACCTGGTGATGATCTCCAACGAGGGCGAGACCCGGCTGCTGGGCTTCGAAGCCGCGGGGGGCCTGCGTGGCTCGGCGGCCCACCCGCTCCTGCGCGAGGCGTTCGGCCGCTACCTTTCCCCGGAGGTCCTCGCCGGGCAGCCGCGGCACAAGGCCGACGACGTCTACACGCTCGGTGCGCTCTTCTTCGAGCTGCTTACCGGGGAACGCATTCCGGCGGGATCCTCGGCCGTCCTCGCCGCCGCGGTCGATGCCGCGACGCTCGCCAACGAGGGCACGGCGCTCCCGGCGGGTCTGGCCGAGCTGCTCAAGCAGAGCTTCGTCCCCCGCGAACAGCGCATCGCCGATGCGCCGACCTGGCACAAGAGCCTCAGCAAGCAGATGGGCGACGGGCACTACAACCCGACCACCTTCAACCTCGCGTTCTACATGCACAGCCTCTTCCGCGACGAGATCGACAAGGAGAGCCAGGAGATCGAGGTCGAGAAGACCATCCAGCTCTCCGCCGAGCAGCTTCGGCCCGCGGCGCCGGCAGCGACCCCCGCCGCCGCCCCGGCGCGCTCCGTGGAAGAGGAGTTCGGTCTGACGACGCCCGAGAAGAAGGGGGGGATGTCGCCGGCGGTCCTCGGGGGCATCGCCGCTGCCTTGGTCGTCGCCGCAGTGGGCGGCTACATGGCATTCGGTCGCGGGAGCGCCCCGCCCCCGGCAGCGACGCCGGCGGCGCCTTCGGTCTCCGGCCCCTCTCCGGAGGAGATCCAGAAGCAGATCGAGCAGATGCTGGAGGAGAAGCTGAAGGCCCGCGAAGCCGGCCTGAAGACGCAGTACGACGACCAGATCAAGGCGATGAAGCTGCGCCTGGAAGAGGCCCAGAAGGCGGCCGCCGCCGATCAAGCCCGGCGCGGCGCCTCTGGCCCCGCGACCTATTCGCCGACCCAGGTCGCCAGTGCGACCACGGTGCCCACGGTTGCCGCGCCGATGGCGACCACGGTCCCGGCTGCGGCCGCCACCAGCGCGCCCGCGCCCGAGACACCGAGACCGACGCCGCCGCCCGCGACCTCCGTCGCTGCGGCGCCGTCGGCCGCCGCTCCGGCAGCGTCCCCAGCGAGTGACGTTCGGCCCGGCGACCTGGTGACGATGGGTCCGGGAGTCATCCCGCCGCGAACGATCAAGCTCGGAGCGCAGCGCTATCCTCCCGCCGCCCGGCGGATGAGCCGCGAGGCGACGGTCACCGTCCGCGTCCTGGTGGGCGAGAACGGCAAGGTGATCGACACCCAGGTGCCCTCCCGGGCCGGTCTCGGCTTCGACGAGGCCGCCCAGGACACCGCGCGCGAGACCACCTTCGTCCCGGCGACGAAGAACGGCGTGCCCGTCCGCATGTGGATGGAGCTGAAGATCGCCTTCTCGCTCAAGTAG
- a CDS encoding MotA/TolQ/ExbB proton channel family protein: MTPIAKGVVIALICLSVWSLYVAIERLLFYKKAKQQSLAFAKIATQLIGQDRIQELLDTSRKHHQASHLARVTRAALIEFQLDTTTNRRSGNDVIESAKRAIEREALVTFADFRKGVPGLATIATTAPFIGLFGTVIGIINAFRGMAMTGSGGIGAVSAGIAEALVTTALGLFVAIPAAWMFNYFTNTLERIQIEMTNSGSELIDFFIKKGSSNVNGSR, translated from the coding sequence ATGACGCCCATCGCGAAGGGGGTCGTCATCGCGTTGATCTGCCTTTCCGTCTGGTCGTTGTACGTCGCGATCGAGCGGCTCCTCTTCTACAAGAAGGCCAAGCAGCAGTCGCTCGCCTTCGCCAAGATCGCCACGCAGCTGATCGGTCAGGACCGCATCCAGGAGCTGCTCGACACCTCGCGCAAGCACCATCAGGCGAGCCACCTGGCGCGCGTCACCCGGGCGGCGCTCATCGAGTTCCAGCTCGACACGACGACGAATCGGCGCTCGGGCAACGACGTCATCGAGTCGGCCAAGCGCGCCATCGAGCGTGAGGCTCTCGTCACCTTCGCCGACTTCCGCAAGGGCGTCCCGGGCCTGGCGACCATCGCCACCACGGCTCCGTTCATCGGCCTCTTCGGCACCGTCATCGGCATCATCAACGCCTTCCGCGGCATGGCGATGACCGGTTCGGGCGGCATCGGCGCGGTTTCGGCCGGTATCGCCGAAGCCCTCGTTACCACCGCCCTCGGTCTGTTCGTGGCCATTCCGGCCGCCTGGATGTTCAACTACTTCACGAACACCCTCGAGCGGATCCAGATCGAGATGACCAACTCCGGCTCGGAGCTGATCGACTTCTTCATCAAGAAGGGTTCCTCCAATGTCAATGGGAGTCGCTAG
- a CDS encoding SPFH domain-containing protein, translating into MLREKSIEAANGLAMLPLLLAAEAVAVWGLVMAGRAHEAGIAVGWLVFGLVVFVLLLGFFMVEPNQGRVLTLFGSYRGTARTPGLRWANPFYSKRAVSLRVRNFETQRLKVNDHDGNPIEIAAVVVWRVVDTAEAVFQVDNYENFVHVQSESALRNLSTRYSYDAHGEGETSLRGSTAVVAEQLCAEIQERLAQAGVQVQEARISHLAYAQEIAHAMLQRQQASAIIAARRLIVDGAVGMVEMALERLSERKVVQLDEERKAAMVSNLLVVLCSDRAASPVVNAGTLYSG; encoded by the coding sequence ATGCTGCGTGAGAAGTCAATCGAAGCCGCGAATGGACTCGCCATGCTCCCCCTGCTCCTGGCTGCCGAGGCGGTCGCCGTCTGGGGGCTCGTGATGGCCGGTCGCGCCCACGAGGCGGGCATCGCGGTGGGCTGGCTCGTCTTCGGTCTGGTGGTTTTCGTCCTGCTTCTCGGCTTCTTCATGGTCGAGCCCAACCAGGGCCGGGTGCTGACGCTGTTCGGTTCGTACCGCGGCACGGCTCGCACCCCCGGGCTGCGCTGGGCGAACCCCTTCTACTCGAAGCGGGCCGTCTCGCTGCGCGTGCGCAACTTCGAGACCCAGCGCCTCAAGGTGAACGACCACGACGGCAACCCGATCGAGATCGCCGCGGTCGTCGTCTGGCGGGTGGTCGACACGGCCGAGGCCGTCTTCCAGGTCGACAATTACGAGAACTTCGTCCACGTCCAGAGCGAATCGGCGCTGCGCAACCTGAGCACGCGCTACTCCTACGATGCTCACGGTGAAGGGGAGACCTCGCTGCGCGGGTCGACTGCGGTCGTCGCCGAGCAGCTCTGCGCGGAGATCCAGGAGCGCCTGGCGCAGGCGGGCGTTCAGGTCCAGGAGGCCCGGATCAGCCACCTCGCCTACGCCCAGGAAATCGCCCACGCCATGCTGCAGCGCCAGCAGGCGAGCGCCATCATCGCGGCGCGCCGACTGATCGTCGACGGAGCGGTCGGCATGGTCGAGATGGCGCTCGAGCGGCTCTCCGAGCGCAAGGTCGTGCAGCTCGACGAAGAGCGCAAGGCGGCGATGGTCTCCAACCTCCTCGTCGTGCTTTGCAGCGATCGCGCCGCGAGCCCCGTCGTCAACGCCGGCACCCTCTACTCGGGCTGA
- a CDS encoding energy transducer TonB: protein MFENALIESQKKPQPKSRLLFVPVAVAVHALVLAGTVVAQYWTIELVDEPPVQVSFVQAMSPPPPPPPPPPPPKKVAVVEAPKVAVTTPVQPVEIPAEAPKAGPDTGMDGGVEGGVEGGVEGGVLGGIVGGPPGGVLGGQMPEKKEEEILYVQGSVEPPVAIQRVPPAYTEIARKARIQGVVIVEAIIDKSGSVTNVRVLKGLPMGLDQAAADAVKMWRFKPATLNGRPVSVYFNLTVNFKLQ from the coding sequence ATGTTCGAGAACGCGCTCATCGAATCGCAGAAGAAGCCGCAGCCGAAGAGCCGTCTGCTCTTCGTGCCGGTGGCCGTCGCCGTCCACGCCCTGGTGCTGGCCGGCACGGTCGTCGCGCAGTACTGGACGATCGAGCTCGTCGACGAGCCGCCAGTCCAGGTTTCCTTCGTCCAGGCGATGTCCCCGCCGCCCCCGCCGCCTCCTCCTCCGCCGCCGCCGAAGAAGGTAGCCGTCGTGGAAGCGCCGAAGGTGGCGGTCACGACGCCGGTCCAGCCGGTCGAGATCCCCGCCGAAGCGCCGAAGGCCGGACCTGACACCGGCATGGACGGTGGCGTCGAAGGCGGTGTCGAGGGCGGCGTCGAAGGTGGCGTCCTCGGCGGCATCGTCGGCGGCCCTCCGGGTGGCGTGCTCGGCGGCCAGATGCCCGAAAAGAAGGAAGAAGAGATTCTCTACGTCCAGGGTTCGGTCGAGCCGCCGGTGGCGATCCAGCGGGTGCCCCCCGCCTATACCGAGATCGCGCGCAAGGCCCGGATCCAGGGCGTCGTAATCGTCGAAGCGATCATCGACAAGAGCGGTAGCGTGACCAACGTGCGGGTGCTCAAGGGTCTTCCCATGGGCCTCGACCAGGCGGCCGCCGATGCCGTCAAGATGTGGCGCTTCAAGCCGGCGACGCTCAACGGCCGGCCCGTCTCCGTCTACTTCAACCTCACCGTCAACTTCAAGCTCCAGTAA
- a CDS encoding NAD-dependent succinate-semialdehyde dehydrogenase has product MPIASVNPATGETFATFSPHTAEEVEGCLARAAAAFRTWRARPVVERTAVVAAAAEVLAAERERLARLMTLEMGKPIAASLAEVDKCALACRYYANQGAQMIAPEAAESDGRRAFVRFDPLGPVLAVMPWNFPLWQVFRFAAPALVAGNVGLLKHASNVPQAALAIEEVFRRAGAPEGVFQTLLIEASRVAPLMADPRVVAATLTGSEPAGASLAQAAGRALKKVVLELGGSDPFLVLPSADLDRAVSTAVAARVINNGQSCIAAKRFIVHRAVSASFTERFRAQMAALKVGDPLDPSTDVGPLATPAILEELDDQVRRTVAAGSRLELGGRRLERPGNFYAPTVLTDVPRDSAAAREELFGPVAPILVVDSLDEAIELANGTEFGLGAAAFTRDPAEQERLAVEIEAGSVFLNGMVKSDPRLPFGGIKRSGFGRELATWGLREFVNVKTVWMG; this is encoded by the coding sequence ATGCCGATCGCCTCGGTCAATCCGGCCACCGGCGAGACGTTCGCCACCTTTTCACCGCACACTGCCGAGGAGGTGGAGGGCTGCCTGGCGCGGGCCGCCGCCGCCTTCCGGACCTGGCGGGCTCGCCCCGTCGTCGAGCGGACCGCCGTCGTCGCGGCGGCCGCCGAAGTCCTCGCCGCCGAGCGGGAGCGGCTTGCGCGTCTGATGACGCTCGAGATGGGCAAACCGATCGCCGCCTCGCTCGCCGAGGTCGACAAGTGCGCCCTCGCCTGCCGCTACTACGCGAACCAGGGCGCGCAGATGATCGCCCCCGAGGCTGCCGAGAGCGACGGGCGGCGCGCGTTCGTTCGGTTCGACCCGCTCGGCCCGGTTCTGGCCGTGATGCCTTGGAACTTCCCGCTCTGGCAGGTCTTCCGCTTCGCCGCTCCGGCGCTGGTCGCCGGCAATGTCGGCCTGCTCAAACACGCCTCGAACGTGCCTCAAGCGGCGCTCGCCATCGAGGAGGTCTTCCGCCGCGCCGGCGCCCCCGAGGGTGTCTTCCAGACGCTGCTCATCGAAGCGTCGCGTGTCGCCCCGCTGATGGCCGATCCGCGTGTCGTTGCCGCCACGTTGACCGGCAGCGAGCCGGCAGGAGCGAGCCTCGCCCAGGCGGCTGGCCGCGCGCTGAAGAAGGTCGTCCTCGAGCTCGGCGGCAGCGACCCGTTCCTCGTCCTGCCGAGCGCCGACCTCGATCGGGCGGTGAGCACGGCGGTGGCCGCCCGAGTGATCAACAACGGCCAGTCCTGCATCGCCGCGAAGCGGTTCATCGTCCATCGCGCTGTCAGTGCGAGCTTCACCGAGCGCTTTCGAGCGCAGATGGCCGCCTTGAAGGTCGGCGACCCGCTGGACCCGTCCACCGACGTCGGCCCGCTCGCCACCCCGGCGATTCTCGAGGAGCTCGACGATCAGGTTCGTCGCACCGTCGCGGCGGGCTCCCGCCTGGAGCTCGGGGGACGACGCCTCGAACGTCCCGGGAACTTCTATGCGCCGACGGTGCTCACCGACGTTCCGCGCGACAGCGCGGCGGCACGCGAAGAGCTGTTCGGTCCGGTGGCACCGATCCTCGTCGTCGACTCTCTCGACGAGGCGATCGAGCTCGCCAATGGCACGGAGTTCGGCCTCGGAGCCGCGGCGTTCACCCGCGACCCGGCGGAACAGGAGCGCCTGGCCGTCGAGATCGAGGCCGGCTCGGTCTTTCTGAACGGCATGGTGAAGAGCGACCCGCGGCTCCCGTTCGGTGGCATCAAGCGCTCGGGCTTCGGCCGCGAGCTGGCCACCTGGGGGCTGCGCGAGTTCGTGAACGTGAAGACGGTCTGGATGGGCTGA
- the ruvX gene encoding Holliday junction resolvase RuvX: MLAQGVAANGPRTGRRALAVDLGERRVGLAITDPEGRFALPLSVLARRSDREVIGAIRDIAAAEQVALLVVGEPRGPGGTSGSAAERARRFGERLGRAAALPCIFVDETLTTVEAEARRVATSTTALRRRRDERIDALAAQVILQEAIERGLLRPQP; this comes from the coding sequence ATGCTAGCACAGGGGGTTGCGGCGAACGGGCCGCGGACAGGGCGTCGGGCGCTTGCCGTCGACCTCGGAGAACGTCGCGTCGGGCTCGCCATCACCGACCCCGAAGGACGATTCGCCCTGCCGCTTTCGGTGCTCGCACGGCGGAGCGACCGGGAGGTGATCGGCGCGATCCGCGACATCGCCGCGGCCGAGCAGGTCGCCCTGCTCGTCGTCGGCGAGCCGCGCGGACCGGGCGGCACGAGCGGCTCGGCCGCCGAACGAGCGCGTCGCTTCGGCGAACGTCTCGGTCGCGCTGCGGCGTTGCCCTGCATCTTCGTCGACGAGACCCTGACGACCGTCGAGGCGGAAGCGCGACGGGTCGCCACCTCCACGACGGCGCTCCGGAGGCGCCGCGACGAACGGATCGACGCGCTCGCCGCCCAGGTGATCCTGCAAGAGGCGATCGAGCGCGGCCTTCTCCGGCCCCAGCCATGA
- a CDS encoding NADP-dependent malic enzyme has translation MAKITREEALAYHASEPKGKVSVVPTKPTATQRDLSLAYTPGVAEPCLEIEKNPDLAYEYTSKGNLVAVISNGTAVLGLGDIGAMAGKPVMEGKGLLFKRFAGIDVFDIELDTHDPEEIIRTVKLLEPTFGGINLEDIKAPECFEIEQRLKKMMNIPVFHDDQHGTAIISGAALINAVEIAGKKIGDVKLVFSGAGAAAFGCIWLYLLLGVKKENLILCDRKGVIYKGRPGDVDRYKLEYAVETDKRTLADALVGADVFVGLSAAGVVKPEMLKTMAANPIVFAMANPTPEIGYDEAVAARPDVIMATGRSDYPNQVNNVLGFPFIFRGALDVRATDINDEMKLAASHALAALAREDVPDSVLKAYGLDSLRFGREYLIPKPFDYRVLLNVAPAVAEAAGKTGVARLPLTDRAAYVRRLEHLISRRMELMQRLVERAKRAPKRIVFPEGENEKILRAAKILIDQEMAQPILLGRKELVAGKLAELGIADEAITFIHPESSPDFARYAGFLHERRHRDGVTLEDAQHLMRSRNNWGPAMLALGDADGLVSGLTGEYPDTIRPALEVIGTRPGVKRVCGAYILVLKDHLFFLADTTVNIDPDAETLAEIAVLTANFARRFDITPRVAMLSFSNFGSNKHPAARKVKAAVDLLHAKHPDLAVDGEMQADTAVVDSILRGSYPWSKLDAAANVLVFPDLGSANIAYKLIWRLADAEAVGPVLLGMGKPVHVLQRGVEVTDIVNMATLCVLDAQDADAAKRTGA, from the coding sequence ATGGCCAAGATCACGCGCGAAGAGGCCCTCGCGTACCACGCGAGCGAGCCCAAAGGGAAGGTCTCCGTCGTTCCCACGAAGCCCACCGCCACCCAGCGGGACCTGTCGCTCGCCTACACCCCCGGCGTCGCCGAGCCCTGCCTCGAGATCGAGAAGAACCCCGACCTCGCCTACGAGTACACCTCCAAGGGAAACCTCGTCGCCGTGATCAGCAACGGCACGGCGGTGCTCGGCCTCGGCGACATCGGAGCGATGGCCGGCAAACCGGTCATGGAGGGCAAGGGGCTGCTGTTCAAGCGCTTCGCCGGCATCGACGTCTTCGACATCGAGCTCGACACCCACGACCCGGAAGAGATCATCCGCACCGTCAAGCTCCTCGAGCCGACCTTCGGCGGCATCAATCTCGAAGACATCAAGGCGCCGGAGTGCTTCGAGATCGAGCAGCGCCTGAAGAAGATGATGAACATCCCGGTCTTCCACGACGACCAGCACGGCACCGCGATCATCTCGGGCGCTGCCCTGATCAACGCGGTGGAGATCGCCGGCAAGAAGATCGGCGACGTCAAGCTGGTCTTCTCCGGCGCCGGTGCGGCCGCCTTCGGCTGCATCTGGCTCTACCTCCTGCTCGGTGTGAAGAAGGAGAACCTCATCCTCTGCGACCGCAAGGGGGTGATCTACAAGGGGCGGCCCGGAGACGTCGATCGCTACAAGCTCGAATATGCGGTCGAGACCGACAAGCGCACCCTGGCCGACGCCCTCGTCGGCGCCGACGTCTTCGTCGGCCTCTCGGCGGCCGGCGTGGTCAAGCCGGAGATGCTCAAGACGATGGCGGCGAACCCGATCGTCTTCGCCATGGCGAACCCCACGCCCGAGATCGGTTACGACGAGGCGGTGGCGGCCCGTCCGGACGTCATCATGGCGACTGGCCGCAGCGACTACCCGAACCAGGTCAACAACGTCCTCGGCTTCCCGTTCATCTTCCGCGGCGCTCTCGACGTCCGCGCCACCGACATCAACGACGAGATGAAGCTCGCCGCGTCGCACGCCCTGGCCGCTCTCGCCCGTGAGGACGTGCCGGATTCGGTCCTCAAGGCCTACGGTCTCGACTCGCTGCGCTTCGGCCGCGAGTACCTGATCCCCAAGCCGTTCGACTACCGGGTCCTGCTGAACGTCGCTCCGGCCGTGGCCGAAGCGGCTGGCAAGACCGGGGTGGCGCGCCTGCCGCTGACCGACCGCGCGGCCTACGTGCGCCGCCTCGAGCACCTGATCTCGCGCCGCATGGAGCTGATGCAGCGCCTGGTCGAGCGCGCCAAGCGTGCCCCGAAGCGGATCGTCTTCCCGGAGGGCGAGAACGAGAAGATCCTCCGCGCCGCGAAGATCCTCATCGACCAGGAGATGGCCCAGCCGATTCTGCTGGGGCGCAAGGAGCTCGTGGCGGGCAAGCTCGCCGAGCTGGGAATCGCCGACGAGGCGATCACCTTCATCCACCCGGAGAGCTCCCCGGACTTCGCCCGCTACGCCGGCTTCCTCCACGAGCGCCGCCACCGCGACGGCGTGACCCTCGAGGACGCCCAGCACCTGATGCGGTCACGCAACAACTGGGGCCCGGCGATGCTCGCGCTCGGCGATGCCGACGGCTTGGTCTCCGGCCTGACCGGAGAGTACCCGGACACCATCCGTCCGGCGCTCGAGGTGATCGGAACCCGCCCGGGAGTGAAGCGGGTCTGCGGCGCCTACATCCTCGTCCTGAAGGACCACCTCTTCTTCCTCGCCGACACCACGGTCAATATCGACCCGGACGCCGAGACGCTCGCCGAAATCGCCGTGCTCACCGCCAACTTCGCTCGCCGGTTCGACATCACGCCGCGCGTCGCGATGCTCTCCTTCTCCAACTTCGGCTCGAACAAGCACCCGGCCGCACGCAAGGTGAAAGCGGCGGTCGACCTGCTCCACGCCAAGCACCCCGATCTGGCGGTCGACGGCGAGATGCAGGCCGACACCGCCGTGGTCGACTCGATCCTGCGCGGCTCCTATCCCTGGAGCAAGCTCGATGCGGCAGCCAACGTCCTCGTCTTCCCGGACCTCGGCTCGGCCAACATCGCCTACAAGCTGATCTGGCGCCTCGCCGACGCCGAGGCGGTGGGCCCGGTGCTGCTCGGCATGGGCAAGCCGGTCCACGTCCTCCAGCGCGGCGTCGAGGTCACCGACATCGTGAACATGGCCACCCTCTGCGTGCTGGACGCCCAGGACGCCGACGCGGCCAAGCGCACCGGGGCCTGA
- a CDS encoding biopolymer transporter ExbD — translation MGMSVGGGGGVKAEINVTPLVDVVLVLLIIFMVVTPLMQMGYTATVPPEVKTQVPTPATDQLILRLDDDGRIYINKDVVSESEFDRRVRELTKGRESKLVFFAADGKIQYERVMQFMDRCRAAGATNLGIVLDDLAH, via the coding sequence ATGGGCATGAGCGTAGGTGGTGGCGGCGGCGTCAAGGCCGAGATCAACGTGACGCCGCTCGTCGATGTCGTGCTCGTGCTGCTGATCATCTTCATGGTGGTCACGCCGTTGATGCAGATGGGCTACACGGCGACGGTGCCGCCCGAGGTCAAGACGCAGGTGCCGACCCCGGCGACCGATCAGCTCATCCTGCGGCTCGACGACGACGGTCGCATCTACATCAACAAGGACGTCGTCTCGGAGTCCGAGTTCGACCGGCGGGTCCGCGAGCTGACGAAGGGCCGCGAGTCGAAGCTGGTGTTCTTCGCCGCCGACGGCAAGATTCAGTACGAACGCGTCATGCAGTTCATGGATCGTTGCCGGGCGGCTGGCGCAACGAATCTCGGGATCGTCCTCGACGATCTCGCGCACTGA